In Leptolyngbya iicbica LK, the genomic stretch TGGCAAGGCGATGCTACCGCTACTGACATCTGACTGTGTCTACACAAACTTGGCGCAGCGCGATCGCACTTGTACCCATGAGCCGCAATGGGTTGATGTCATGCATCAAGCTCGCATTGCGGCATGAAACTGTTTTTAGGTTACCCAGATGTGGAAAATTCTGAGAACTTGTCTTAACTCCCCTCCTTCGTCAAGATAGGTAAGGGCAGTTTCGCGCGATGGCGAAATCTCGCATAGAGAGCCTGCAAAACGATACTTTAGAGTTCGCTACGATTGCTGAGGAGAAAGCTGTGAGTCAAGCCTTTGACTACGATTTGGTGATTATTGGTGCCGGTGTTGGGGGCCATGGGGCGGCCATTCATGCGGTGCGTCGGGGGCTCAAAACCGCCATTATTGAGGCTGCCGACATGGGCGGCACCTGTGTCAATCGCGGCTGCATTCCCTCCAAAGCTTTGCTCGCAGCGTCCGGTCGCGTCCGTGAGATACAAGATACTCATCATTTAGAATCCCTCGGCATTCAAGTCGGTGGCGTTTCCTTTGATCGAGAAGCGATCGCGGGGCATGCCAATAACCTTGTCAGCAAAATCCAAGGTGACCTGACCAACAGCCTGACGCGCTTGGGCGTCGACACGATTCGCGGTTGGGGGCGTGTCGCGGGCGAACAAAAAGTCGTCGTCACCACCGCAGCGGGCGACCAAACAATTACGGCTAAAGACATCATGCTATCTCCCGGTTCTGTGCCCTTTGTGCCGCCGGGCATTGAAATCGATAACAAAACCGTGTTTACCAGCGACGCTGCCGTCAAGTTGGAATGGCTCCCCGAATGGATTGCCATCATCGGTAGTGGTTACATTGGCTTAGAGTTTTGCGATGTTTACACCGCTTTGGGCTCTGAGGTCACTATTATCGAAGCGCTCGATAAAATCATGCCGACCTTTGATCCTGACATTGCCAAAATCGCCGAGCGCGTCCTGATCAAGCCACGTCCGGTGGAAACACGGGCTGGGGTGCTGGCCATGAAGGTGACTCCTGGATCCCCCGTTGTCATTGAACTGGCGGATCGCGAAACTAAAGAAGTGGTTGACGTTTTGGAAGTGGATGCTTGTCTCGTGGCAACGGGTCGTATTCCTGCCACTAAGGATTTAGGGCTAGAGCGTGTGGGCGTCGAGCCTGATCGTCGCGGCTTCATTACTGTCGATGACGAGCTGCGGGTGGTACGCGATGGTGAGCCTGTGCCTCATCTGTGGGCAATTGGTGACGCTACAGGCAAGATGATGCTCGCCCATGCGGCTTCGGCCCAGGGCGTTGTCGCCGTTGATAACATCTGCGGCGAGTCACGCACCGTTAACTATCGCAGCATCCCGGCGGCCGCATTTACTCACCCTGAGGTGAGCTTTGTCGGCATGACTGAGCCCCAAGCCAAAGCGTATGCCGATGAACAAGGCTTTGCCATTGCGACAGTTAAAACCTATTTCAAAGGCAATTCCAAAGCGCTGGCCGAGGGCGAATCTGACGGTTTGGCCAAAGTAATTTATCGCAAAGATACGGGTGAAATTTTGGGCGCTCACATCATCGGTCTGCACGCTTCCGACCTGATTCAAGAAGCGGCTAATGCGATCGCTCAAGGGCAAACTGTCACAGCTTTGTCCTATTGTGTTCATACTCATCCCACACTTTCAGAGGTGATGGATGAGGCCTTTAAGCGTGCTGTCGTTAGTGCATAAGACTGGTTCTATGGAAATTCGCCGCCGCTCTCCGTATCCTGAGGTATCTGTGCAAAGTCTGACTTACCGAATCAAGGCACCGGGTGCCGAACCCCAAAACATTCTGGAAAAAATTGTTTGGCAG encodes the following:
- the lpdA gene encoding dihydrolipoyl dehydrogenase, whose translation is MSQAFDYDLVIIGAGVGGHGAAIHAVRRGLKTAIIEAADMGGTCVNRGCIPSKALLAASGRVREIQDTHHLESLGIQVGGVSFDREAIAGHANNLVSKIQGDLTNSLTRLGVDTIRGWGRVAGEQKVVVTTAAGDQTITAKDIMLSPGSVPFVPPGIEIDNKTVFTSDAAVKLEWLPEWIAIIGSGYIGLEFCDVYTALGSEVTIIEALDKIMPTFDPDIAKIAERVLIKPRPVETRAGVLAMKVTPGSPVVIELADRETKEVVDVLEVDACLVATGRIPATKDLGLERVGVEPDRRGFITVDDELRVVRDGEPVPHLWAIGDATGKMMLAHAASAQGVVAVDNICGESRTVNYRSIPAAAFTHPEVSFVGMTEPQAKAYADEQGFAIATVKTYFKGNSKALAEGESDGLAKVIYRKDTGEILGAHIIGLHASDLIQEAANAIAQGQTVTALSYCVHTHPTLSEVMDEAFKRAVVSA